Genomic DNA from Hymenobacter jejuensis:
ACACGCCGTATTTCTGTCCGGGTCAGGACAATGCCTGGTATGCATCGGCCGAAGCAGTGCCCGGCCCGACCACCGAACGCATGGCCGAATACGCCAAAAAGTACAATATGGTCATGATCGTGCCGGTGTACGAGAAGGAGTCTGCGGGCTTCCTCTACAACACGGCCGCCGTGATTGATGCCGATGGCACGTACCTCGGCAAATACCGCAAGAATCACATCCCGCACACGTCTGGTTTTTGGGAGAAATTCTTCTTCAAGCCCGGCAACTTGGGCTACCCTGTTTTCCAGACCAAATACGCCAAAGTAGGCGTGTACATCTGCTACGACCGACATTTCCCCGATGGTGCGCGCGTCTTGGGCCTCAACGGCGCTGAGATCGTGTACAACCCTTCGGCCACGGTGGCGGGCCTTTCGCAGTATCTCTGGAAGCTGGAGCAACCGGCCCACGCCGCGGCCAACGGCTACTTCATGGGCTGCATCAATCGGGTAGGCGAGGAGAAACCCTGGAACCTGGGTAGGTTCTATGGTTCGTCCTATTTCGTTGATCCGCGCGGGCAGATTTTCGCTCAAGCTTCCGAGGACAAAGACGAGTTATTAGTGGCAGAATTTGACCTCGACATGATCGAGGAAGTGCGCGCCACTTGGCAGTTCTTCCGCGATCGTCGCCCCGAAACCTACGAGAAGCTGGTTGAGCTGTAAGCCTTAGATGCGGCTTTTCTTACAGTTGTCATTCTGCGCAAAGTTCAGAATGACAACTGCTTACCTTGTATAGTCTGCTTTTTACAGCCTGCGCCATGGCCGAGTACCTTCCCCCAACCACCGAACAAGAATTCCACGCGAACTTCGCTCAGATCAAGCCCCGAATGAATAACACCGAGGCGCTGTACGAAAGCTCGCGGTGCCTGTTTTGCTTCGACGCGCCCTGCATCAAAGCCTGCCCAACAGGCATCGACATTCCGCAGTTTATTCGGCAGATCAACACGGGCAACGTCACGGGCGCGGCCCTCACGATCTACGAGGCGAATTACTTCGGGAATGCCTGCGGCAAAGTATGCCCGACGGAGGTGCTTTGTGAAGGAGCGTGCGTATATAACTTGCAGGATGTGAAGCCGATAGAGATCGGGCGGTTGCAGAGCTTTGCCACCCGGCAGGTGATCGAAAGCGACCGCAAGCTGTTTGGTCCGGGCCTCACAAACGGGCGAAAAGTAGCCGTGATTGGGGCCGGTCCGGCGGGTATTTCCTGCGCCTGCGAACTCCGGGCTTTGGGCTACGAGGTAGATGTGTTTGAAGCCAGATCACAGCCTTCGGGCCTGACGGTGTACGGGGTGGCTCCTTACAAAATCACCAACGAAGAGGTCCTGGCCGAGATGGCGTATTTGCAGGCGCAGTTTGGCTACCGGGTACAGTACAATTCGCCCATTACGACCCGGGAAGACTTGCAGGCCTTGGAAGAAGCCTACGACGCCATTTTCCTGGGCATCGGTTTGGGCAAAACCAACGCTTTATTGCTGCCCGGTGAGGAGCGCGAAAATTGCGTGGGCGCGGTAGAATTTATCGAGCAGCTCCGTCAGCACCACCACCGGGTAGCCGTCGGCCGAAAAGTAATCGTATTGGGCGGCGGCAACACAGCCATGGATGCCGCCTCGGAATCGTCACGCCTGGGGGCGGAAAATGTAATTCTGGCCTACCGGCGCGGCAAAGAAGAGATGGGCGCGTACGATTTTGAATACGACCTGGCCAAGAGCGTCGGCGTGAAAGGGCTGTTCAATGTGGCGCCGGTCGAAATCGTAGGCAACGGCAAGGTAGAAGGCGTAAAATTCATCCGTACGGCCACCGTCGACGGGCAAGTGCAAATCGTGCCCGGCAGCGAATTTGTGGAGCCTTGCGACATGGTCATCAAAGCAACCGGGCAAGCCAAACAAACCCACTTCCTGAGTTATATACCTGGTTTGCAAGTAGATAGCAAGGGGCGTGTCGTTGCTGACGCGTACACCGGCCAAACCACCAACCCCAAATATTTCGCCTCCGGCGACGCCCGCAACGGTGGCGCCGAAGTAGTAAACGCCGCCGCCGAAGCCAAAGTAGCCGCCCGCGGCATTCACACTTATCTGACCAGTACAAACTAGAGTTAGAGAACTAAAGTCCCCTCCTTTTTAAGGAGGGGTGGCCGCAGGCCGGGGTGGTAAACGGCGTTGTTTAGTCGAACATCAACTAGCTCTAGTTTTCTAACGCTAGCGGAACCACCCTCAACCCCTCCTTTCAACAAGGAGGGGAGCTAGTTTTCTGATTGTAATTACGATACTCATATGCCGGACCTATCCATAAATTTTGCTGGAATCAAGTCGCCGAATCCCTTCTGGCTGGCCTCGGCGCCACCCACCAACTCGGGCTATCAAGTGATGAAAGCCTTTGACGCCGGGTGGGGCGGGGCAGTGTGGAAGACGTTGGGCGTGCCGGTCGTGAACGTGTCGAGCCGTTACGGCAGCGTCAATTATCGCGACAAGCGCATGATTGGCTTCAACAACATTGAGCTGATTTCAGACCGCCCCTTGGCCGAC
This window encodes:
- a CDS encoding nitrilase-related carbon-nitrogen hydrolase; the protein is MPRIIKSGLIQMSLPMTEGEGTIAEIKEAMVQKHIPLIEEAGRQGVQILCLQEIFNTPYFCPGQDNAWYASAEAVPGPTTERMAEYAKKYNMVMIVPVYEKESAGFLYNTAAVIDADGTYLGKYRKNHIPHTSGFWEKFFFKPGNLGYPVFQTKYAKVGVYICYDRHFPDGARVLGLNGAEIVYNPSATVAGLSQYLWKLEQPAHAAANGYFMGCINRVGEEKPWNLGRFYGSSYFVDPRGQIFAQASEDKDELLVAEFDLDMIEEVRATWQFFRDRRPETYEKLVEL
- a CDS encoding FAD-dependent oxidoreductase, whose translation is MAEYLPPTTEQEFHANFAQIKPRMNNTEALYESSRCLFCFDAPCIKACPTGIDIPQFIRQINTGNVTGAALTIYEANYFGNACGKVCPTEVLCEGACVYNLQDVKPIEIGRLQSFATRQVIESDRKLFGPGLTNGRKVAVIGAGPAGISCACELRALGYEVDVFEARSQPSGLTVYGVAPYKITNEEVLAEMAYLQAQFGYRVQYNSPITTREDLQALEEAYDAIFLGIGLGKTNALLLPGEERENCVGAVEFIEQLRQHHHRVAVGRKVIVLGGGNTAMDAASESSRLGAENVILAYRRGKEEMGAYDFEYDLAKSVGVKGLFNVAPVEIVGNGKVEGVKFIRTATVDGQVQIVPGSEFVEPCDMVIKATGQAKQTHFLSYIPGLQVDSKGRVVADAYTGQTTNPKYFASGDARNGGAEVVNAAAEAKVAARGIHTYLTSTN